From Rana temporaria chromosome 5, aRanTem1.1, whole genome shotgun sequence:
ACCAGGATGGACACTGCAATGCGCAACTCGATTTCACCGGAGGAACGGCTCTTAGTGACACTCAGGTAAGTGCAAAACACATATGGGTTACGGTTAGGTGATAGGGTTAGGCGATATTGTTAGGTGATAGGGttaggggatagggttagggttctgggatagggttagggttcttgGATACAGGTTATGGTAAGGGATTATGGTTCTGGGATAGGGTTAggggcagggctggtgcaaggatttttgacaccctaggcgaaacctcattttgcgccCCCCTTTGGCTCTACCCCTGACCCCACCCTCTTTTTCATGCCCATGTATACCACACCTATTTTTGATTGctaccatttttttgggggggggggcagtcactgAGCCTGGAGGTGGTGGGGCCATCAGTACGGCGCCACTGACTATTGTGTGCTCTAGGCTGGATATATAGTGTGCAacctccatcagtgcagcttatcattgGGAACTCCTCattatgggcacagcaggtgtacagaccccagAACTGAGCATAGGGATGGTGTGAATCCCTtaaaatgggcacagcaggtttacagacccaggaactatgTTTATCCTTATACACGGGACCTGCGgcaaaccccaccccccccagctAGTCAGTGCCCAGGATGAATGTCAGGAACTGGGCGGAAGACACTTCAGTTTTAGGCTGCTCTGTGTATTGTGCCTAAGAAGGAGAGGAGCACAGATTGCTCCCATACACTTCTATTGCACCGGCTCCACTAAAAATCTGCATTCCCCAGTGACTGACTGAGCAGCGCCGTCTCTGCACTCCTCCCCTCCTCGCACTCGTCTATCCCGTTACTGACACCCGGCTCAGCTCTACACATACACAAGGCTGTGACATCACCACGAGAGAGCGCTGTGTATACACAGCAGCCAGACTTGCGCACTAGGTGTCAGTGCGCTATAGGATAGAGGTTCAGGATTAGGTGattgggttaggattaggggatTTGAGTTctgggatagggttagggttaggggttagagttctgggatagggttaggggatagggttagggttattgtatAGAGGTTAGTTATGATTCGGGTTTAGGGTTCTGTGATAGAGGATAGGGTTAAGGTTTAGGGTTATGATTAGGTTAGATTTaggacttatttttatttatattttttttcaatatgtccattttttgtttttcttagatACCTTGCAACTGGACAGAGTTATGCAACCTTACACCATTACTTTCTTCTTGGTGTAACAACTGTTTCCAGAGTCGTGAAGGAAACATGTGTGGCAATATGGGAGGAATTGCATAACGTCGTCATGCCAGAGCCCACAGAGGAGATCTGGGAATCTGTTGTTGACACATTTTGGGAGAAGACACAGTTCCCAAATTGCATAGGTGCCCTTGATGGGAAACACATCAGGGTGAGGAAGCCTCCGCACTCAGGATCCTCATATTACAACTACAAGAAATATTTTTCCGTGGTCCTACTGGCATTGTCAGATGCAAACCTCAAATTTCTTTTAGTGGATGTGGGAGCTTATGGCAGCCAAGGTGACGCCCGTATTTTTCGAGAGTCGACCTTTGGACGCCGTATTCATGCGGGACAATTGAACATCCCCGAAAGCAGGCCTCTACCCTGCACTGAGGAACCCAGTTTGCCTCTAGTTATGGTGGCAGACGAGGCCTTTGGTTTGGCCGAAAACCTCATGAGGCCATACAGCGGCTATGGTCTCAACCGGCAGCAAAAAGTCTACAATTACAGACTCAGCCGTGCACGCCGCGTTGTGGAATGTGCATTCGGGGTGTGCACAGCTAAATGGCGCGTGTTGCTAACAAGCATCCACCTTGATGTAGAGAACGCCATTAAAGTGGTTCTGGCTTGCTGTGTTCTCCATAATTATCTTAGGGACAATGACAACAGCAACGTTGAACCGGAGCCCAGTCAACAATCACAGAGGGTGCAATTTATGGACCTACGCTCAACGGCAAGGGTCATGAGCATTCGCAACcaatttgctgcattttttgaatcCCCAGAAGGAGAGGTGTCATGGCAGAATGATTTTGTGtgaaagccaaaatttgaagacacattgaTTCCAATACAGCCAACTTCTGTACAGATGGAGCTAAATTTTGAATAAAGATGTATACAGtataactttcttttttttggggggaaataaaaacatttgtctaACACAAAAAACTGTTCATATGTCCATTTTTCCTGCTGACAAGCGTATGCTATGCTTTTTTGAGTACTTAGCATATGCTTGCCTTAAGGCAGAGGGCAAAGGCCAAGCTTACTCCCGTCTgaaggcagagggcaaaggaGTCCTTTGCTCTCTGCATCTTGGCAAGCGTATGCTAGCCCTTTTTCagtcctttgccctctgccttcAGGCGTGAGTATGCTCAGCCCAAAAAGGGCTAGCATACGCCCGTCTgaaggcagagggcaaaggaGTCCTTTGCTCTCTGCATCTTGGCAAGCGTATGCTAGCCCTTTTTCagtcctttgccctctgccttcAGGCGGGAGTATGCTCAGCCCAAAAAGGGCTAGCATACGCCCGTCTgaaggcagagggcaaaggaGTGCTATTTTGCATCATATAAAAGACAATTGAACACTTTTATTTACAGGTCAAAAACTatgtttatttgaaaaaataaaaaaaaaatcaattagagATGGTGATAGGTGGCGGTGGAGACTTGATCTCCATGGGGATGTGTGGATTCAGGACGGGGTAGGAATTGGGTCTGGCGCTCATTCCAATAATCCTGCTGGTGGCGGGGTGCAGGATACGGGGATGGAAAATGGGAGGAGGTGGCAGGTGTGAAATCACCAGATTGGGACTGCGATGGGGTGGGTTGTTGTTGTCTCTGGTGAGTGGGATGATATAGAGAGGGGGATGGTAGCACTGCTGAGGTGCCAGAGGCCATTGGGGGAGGAAAAGAAGCATTGCATAGATCGCCTATAGGTGGCGGCCTACCAGTTAGTTTGCAAAAGCGAAATTCTCGCGTTACTGCATATATGCGATCCATGCAaagcttctcttcttctcccccaaTGTCCTCCAGGATGGGGTAGAGGCTGCGGCAGAAGGTGGTGCGAGGATTGTTGGGGTCCAAAAACGTATCTACATTGCGCCTCTCCTGCCGCACTTCCTTCAGCAGTGTTACCAAATCTTCATCCCCCTCAGTATTAGAGGCTCCCCTCGGCTGACGTCCACGCCCACGGCCACGACCACGACCACGGACACCACCACGACCCCTCGGTTCAGCAGCCTCCCGACTACCAGTCGTGACCACATCCATTGGCCTGGAATCCTGCAAAATTACACGAAAATTTATAATTGACATGTACATGGACAGACCGACAAAGAGATAGACAGGCAGACATAAGCAGTTACCTCATCTGGGCATTCACTTGCATCCAGATTCGGTGACTCGTTTACTTCGCCTCCTATGGGGCTGTTTGATTGTTGGAGGGAATCTCCTGCAACCTCCCTTTCAATATTTGAGGTTGTCCTGCAGATAATACAAAATGTATAAACATAATCAATAGCCATGG
This genomic window contains:
- the LOC120941003 gene encoding uncharacterized protein LOC120941003, producing MANAVSQLSLITAVQAHPELWDVAHPLHGDHVKTVSLWEDICAALCPGWEDIEDTSERKEIFKTLHRRWKSLRDRVRRDITDEDRASKSGAPAPVKKPHIYHRELMFLRENMRNSSRPTTSNIEREVAGDSLQQSNSPIGGEVNESPNLDASECPDEDSRPMDVVTTGSREAAEPRGRGGVRGRGRGRGRGRQPRGASNTEGDEDLVTLLKEVRQERRNVDTFLDPNNPRTTFCRSLYPILEDIGGEEEKLCMDRIYAVTREFRFCKLTGRPPPIGDLCNASFPPPMASGTSAVLPSPSLYHPTHQRQQQPTPSQSQSGDFTPATSSHFPSPYPAPRHQQDYWNERQTQFLPRPESTHPHGDQVSTATYHHL
- the LOC120941001 gene encoding protein ALP1-like; the encoded protein is MDPVLQKVDEAIILIALRRQRRRQEEERSRRRHRYWVHPMVSHRVSTGYFHNLYSELRIYPNKFSNFTRMSVARFDDLLERLRPRLTRMDTAMRNSISPEERLLVTLRYLATGQSYATLHHYFLLGVTTVSRVVKETCVAIWEELHNVVMPEPTEEIWESVVDTFWEKTQFPNCIGALDGKHIRVRKPPHSGSSYYNYKKYFSVVLLALSDANLKFLLVDVGAYGSQGDARIFRESTFGRRIHAGQLNIPESRPLPCTEEPSLPLVMVADEAFGLAENLMRPYSGYGLNRQQKVYNYRLSRARRVVECAFGVCTAKWRVLLTSIHLDVENAIKVVLACCVLHNYLRDNDNSNVEPEPSQQSQRVQFMDLRSTARVMSIRNQFAAFFESPEGEVSWQNDFV